One Xyrauchen texanus isolate HMW12.3.18 chromosome 44, RBS_HiC_50CHRs, whole genome shotgun sequence DNA segment encodes these proteins:
- the LOC127636318 gene encoding alpha-1D adrenergic receptor has protein sequence MEVQDWIESSIRAFFCFTGIIGNFWLGIRSWPKTRSQLRPNDILFINLAVSNLITNCLVDLPDTMANFVKFAMGKSYCDMIQFSSDLSETSSIFSTMFISIYWHQKLVGSVRRGGAPVQMDNLRLVGILLGGSWTVSLVFSIPHFFIAENNRNESSEVCDERFPTPAYKRTFDGLYLILANAIPLVGVTYACAQIVLMLLQSQKRIKGHSKETKSGANPPPAFVDAGNFTSGTQAKTSNAVNNSSSSNQVRAAKSVVAVATIFLICWFTHLVLRIYSNFRNSNLAVKLTYFIGATYTCFVPYVYLHGVKKLNCSCW, from the exons ATGGAGGTACAAGACTGGATTGAATCCTCCATACGAGCTTTTTTCTGCTTTACGGGCATTATAGGAAACTTCTGGTTGGGTATACGCTCTTGGCCCAAAACTAGATCTCAACTACGACCCAATGACATTCTCTTCATTAACTTGGCTGTGTCCAATCTCATCACAAATTGTCTGGTGGACTTACCGGATACCATGGCAAACTTTGTAAAGTTTGCCATGGGTAAAAGTTATTGTGACATGATCCAGTTTTCTTCTGATCTCTCGGAGACCAGCAGTATCTTCTCCACCATGTTCATCAGCATCTACTGGCACCAAAAACTGGTGGGTTCCGTCAGACGCGGTGGCGCTCCAGTGCAGATGGACAATTTACGGCTTGTTGGCATATTGCTCGGTGGGAGCTGGACAGTGTCATTAGTGTTCAGCATTCCTCACTTCTTCATTGCAGAGAACAACAGGAATGAGAGTTCAGAAGTTTGTGATGAACGCTTCCCAACACCTGCATACAAGAGGACATTTGATGGTTTGTACCTCATCCTTGCTAATGCCATTCCACTGGTTGGGGTAACCTATGCATGTGCTCAGATTGTCTTAATGCTGCTCCAGAGCCAAAAACGAATCAAGGGTCACTCCAAAGAAACCAAGAGTGGAGCAAATCCTCCACCAGCATTTGTAGATGCAGGTAATTTTACTTCAGGAACACAAGCCAAAACATCTAATGCTGTGAATAAT TCCTCCTCGAGTAATCAGGTGAGGGCAGCCAAAAGTGTGGTGGCTGTAGCGACAATCTTCCTTATCTGCTGGTTTACTCACCTTGTGCTCCGGATCTACAGCAACTTCAGAAACTCGAATCTGGCAGTTAAGTTGACATATTTCATAGGAGCAACTTACACCTGTTTCGTACCTTACGTCTACCTGCACGGGGTGAAGAAACTCAACTGCTCATGTTGGTAA